Below is a window of Vicinamibacterales bacterium DNA.
CGCCGGGAAAGATCGTCAAGTGCGGCGCATCGAACAGATGCGACCGCCCCGCATCCAGCATCGTCCCCCAGCTCGGCGTCGGCGGCTGCACCCCCAGGCCGAGAAAGCTGAGAGACGCCTCGGCGATGATCGCGCCGGCCATCCCGAGGGTCGCCTGCACGATGACGGATGGAAACGCGGTCGGCAGCACGTGGCGCACGACCACCCGCGCCGGGCTCGCGCCGAGGGCGCGCGCCGCCTGCACGTATTCCAGCTCGCGGGCGCGCAGCGCCTGGCCGCGCACCAGACGCGCGTAGCCCACCCACCCGATCACGCACAGCGCGAGGATCACGTTCGTGAGACTTGGTCCGAGCACGGCCACCAGAGCGATCGCCAGCAGGATGCCGGGGAACGCCATCAGGATGTCGATCGCCCGGGAGATCACGTCGTCGACGAGACCGCCGAAGTATCCGGCGACAGACCCGAGCGCCATGCCGATCAGGGACGACACGGTCACGACCGCCAGACCGACGAGCAGCGAGATCCGCGCGCCGGCGACGAGGCGCGCGAGGATGTCGCGCCCGAGCTCGTCGAGCCCGAACGGGTGCCGGCGGCTGGGCGGCTCCAGCCGCTCGGCGAGCGTCTGCGATGCCGGATCGTACGGCGTGAGCGACGGACCGAGCGCCGCCGCGGCGACGGCCAGCAGCACGATGAAGAGACCGACCTTGATCATTCGAACCTGATCCGGGGATCGAGGAAGCCGTAGGTGAGGTCGGTGATCAGGTTCATCGCCACGTAGGTCGCGGCGATGAACAGGATGCAGCCCTGCACCAGAGGATAGTCGCGCGTATTGATCGCCGTGATCAGCAGGCGGCCGATGCCGGGCCAGCCGAAGATCGTCTCCGTGATGATGGTGCCGGTGAGCACCGCGCCGAACTGCAGGCCGATGAT
It encodes the following:
- a CDS encoding ABC transporter permease, with the translated sequence MIKVGLFIVLLAVAAAALGPSLTPYDPASQTLAERLEPPSRRHPFGLDELGRDILARLVAGARISLLVGLAVVTVSSLIGMALGSVAGYFGGLVDDVISRAIDILMAFPGILLAIALVAVLGPSLTNVILALCVIGWVGYARLVRGQALRARELEYVQAARALGASPARVVVRHVLPTAFPSVIVQATLGMAGAIIAEASLSFLGLGVQPPTPSWGTMLDAGRSHLFDAPHLTIFPGVAIATLVLGFNFLGDGLRDRIDPKSRL